The region ACACCGTAAATGTGCCCGTATCGTCGGTGATACCATGGGTAAGTACCATCCTCATGGCGACAGCTCTATTTACGGAGCCCTGGTGAATTTAGCACAGGAATGGTCAACCAGATATCCGTTGGTGGATGGACATGGAAACTTCGGTTCCGTGGATGGAGACGGCGCAGCAGCCATGCGATATACGGAAGCACGCTTAAGTAAGATTTCCATGGAAATGCTTGCGGACATCAACAAAGATACCGTTGATTTCAGTCCTAACTTTGATGAGACGGAACGGGAACCGGATGTTCTTCCGTCCCGCTATCCCAATCTTCTGGTCAACGGAACCTCAGGCATAGCCGTTGGTATGGCCACCAATATCCCTCCCCACAATTTAAGGGAGGTCATCAGCGCGGTGGTTCATATTATTGACAACCAGGTGGAGGAAAACAGGGAAACCACCATGGAGGAAATCCTGGAAATCATCAAAGGTCCGGATTTCCCCACAGGAGCAACCATCCTGGGAAAAAGGGGAATTGAAGAAGCATACCGCACAGGAAGAGGAAAAATCCGTGTCAGGGCTGTCAGCGATATTGAAGCCATGGCAAACGGAAAAAACCGGATCATTGTGACCGAGCTTCCTTACATGGTCAATAAGGCCCGCCTCATTGAAAAGATCGCGGAGCTTGTGAAGGACAAAAAGGTAGACGGCATTACCGACTTAAGAGATGAGTCCGACCGTTCCGGAATGAGGATCTGTATTGAGCTTCGACGGGATGCCAATGCCAACGTTGTACTTAACCAGCTGATCAAGCACACCCAGCTTCAGGATACCTTTGGGGTAATCATGCTTGCCCTTGTTAAAAACAGTGCCGGCGTTCTGGAGCCTAAGGTCTTAAATATACTGCAGATGCTGAATTATTATCTGGATCACCAGAAAGAAGTGGTGACCAGAAGGACCCGTTACGATTTGAATAAGGCGGAAGAAAGAGCCCATATTTTACAGGGTCTGCTGATTGCCTTAGATAATATCGATGAAGTCATCAGAATCATCAGGGGTTCTGAAAATGTCCAGGCAGCCAAGGCAGAACTTATGAGCCGTTTCGGCTTAAGCGATGTTCAGTCTCAGGCCATCGTGGATATGCGTTTGAGAGCTCTTACCGGTTTGGAGAGGGAGAAGCTTGAAAACGAATACAGGGAGCTGGAAGCCAGAATTGCGGAATTAAAATCCATCCTTGCTGATGAGAAAAAGCTTTTGGGAGTGATTAAGGAAGAAATCTCCATCATTTCCGCAAAATACGGAGATGACAGAAGGACCTCCATTGGCTTTGATGAATTCGATATGTCCATGGAAGATTTAATTCCCGATGAAAGTACCATTGTTGCCATGACAAAACTGGGATATATTAAGAGGATGTCTGTTGACAACTTCAAAAACCAGAACCGGGGCGGCAGAGGAATCAAAGGAATGCAGACCATTGACCAGGATTACATTGAAGACCTGATGATGACAACTACCCATCATTACCTGATGTTCTTTACCAATACAGGCCGGGTTTACCGGTTAAAGACCTATATGATCCCGGAAGGAAGCAGAACCTCCAGAGGAACCGCCATTGTAAACCTTCTTCAGATGCTTCCGGGTGAGAGTATTACGGCCATCATCCCTATGAAGGAATATGATGATGACAAGTTCTTATTCATGGCTACCAGAAACGGAATGGTAAAGAAAACACCTATGATGGAATATGCCAATGTCCGTAAGAACGGTCTTCAGGCCATTGTACTTCGGGAAAATGATGAGCTGATTGAGGTAAAGGCCACCGATGATACAAAGGATATTTTCCTGGTAACGAAAAAGGGACAGTGTATCCGGTTCCATGAAAAGGATGTCCGTATTACCGGCCGTGTATCCATGGGTGTTATCGGCATGAAGCTTAATGAGGATGACCAGGTAGTAGGCATGCAGAAGGAATCCCAGGGACCAAAACTTTTAATCGTATCCGCCAACGGCATGGGCAAGCGTACTCCGATTGAGGAATTTACTCCCCAAAGAAGAGGCGGAAAAGGCGTTCTCTGCTATAAGATTACGGAAAAAACCGGAGATATCGTAGGAGCCAAGCTGGTCGAAGATGACCATGACCTCCTTCTGATCACTACTGAAGGAATTGTCATCCGTATTTCCGTCAATGACATTTCCGTCATCGGAAGAAATACCTCGGGAGTGAAACTGATGAACATTGACCAGGATTCTGATATTACCGTTGCCAGCATTGCCAAGGTGCGGGATGATGGAAGCAAGTCTGATGGAGAAGGTTTGGAAGAACTGGACATCATAGATGAAGAGCTGCCGGAGGAAATCAAAGAGATGGAAGATGCTCCGGAAGAGGAATGAAAATCTTAACACAAAGGATATGATTATATCTTAGTTTTGATTCCATTTCAGAAAAGGTTATAAAATGATAAAGAGTGTGATTGTCCGTATTAAGGATGCATAAATCAATACTTCTATAAAAAGTTGTCCGGCTTCAATGCCAGGACAACTTTTTTTATGGGCAGCGATAAAATTTTGTACTAGAAAGTAACTTCCAGATTATCAGTCAGCATCTGAATGAAGGCTTTATGGTCTTTGACCTGAATCAGCTTTTTCATAAATTCCCTGTCCGTCAGCATCATGGTAAGAGGTTCAAAGATTTCGTTAAAAATGTAACGGTCATTTTTGTTAAAGCACATCATAATGATCAGGGAAACAGGCTTTTCGTTCCATGAAACAGGAGAATTAGAGATTAATATATTCAGTCCTGTTTTTTCAGCATGCATTTTCATTGCATGGGGAATGGCAAAATCATGAAAAGCAGTGGAAGACAGCTTTTCCCGCATATAGATATCTTCCTGGAATGTTTCGTCTACGTAACCCAGCCGGTGCATTTTACCGGCCATATATTCGATGGAATCCCTTTCTGTCTTTAAATCATTTCTTCTTTCAAAAAATTCCGGAATGATAAGCATTTCCAAATAACTTTTAAAGGTGGCTTTCTTTTTACTGACACGAACGGATGTGATTTTATTTCTGATCACGGAAATATCCTTATCCGTAAGAAACATTCCGATATGGACGATATCCATGCCCAAATATCCATGATGGGGGACCGTAGATATCATAAAATCACATTTAGGGACCTGTTCCAGAACAGATTCCTCCGTCAAGATGTTCGTTATGAGCATTTCACAGGAAAAATGCTGATTGATGGTATCTGTCAGACGTACATTTAGATCATAATAATTGGGACAGTATAAAACAGCCGTTACTTTTTTATTAAGGCTTTTTTGTGCTTCCAGAGTACTTCCCAGGTGAAAGGTGATATAAGCAATTTCGTCGTCATTTATCATAATCCCTGTCCGGTCTTTGATGATTCCGGATAAATATACGGATACATCATAAATTAGCGGACAGGAAGTTTTAATTTCTTCCGTTAATGGATTCTTTGAAAACTGCTGGTTTTTTGACCTTTGAAGCAAGTTTCTTATGTGAATGGCAAACCGGATTAAAAATTCAGGCTCTGATAAATCAATGTAATAATACGCATTGACTGACTGGATCATTTCTTCCACAAGATCAAAGCATTCCTTGCCGATAAAATTCTCCAGGTTGGCAGTGGTTATGGTTTTATAATCAATGGTAGTGGCTCTGGAAATCAGAAGCAGGGCAAGCTCATAGATTTCAGCTTCACTATATGTGATATGAAAATGATTTTCCAGGTCTTTTGTGACTTGATTCGCCAGTTCATATTCATGATAACGGATTTTCGCCAGTTCATTTACATCCTGGGTATTGATGTTGTGATTTTTAATTCTGTCAATGGCAATGGTGATATGAAGAACAATATTGATCAAAGAATAGTCATTGACAAAATACTGGTATTGATCAAAGATATTCAGCAGTGTATTTTTAATATATTCAATTTCAATATCAGGAAAAACATGCTGTATGGTTTTCAGGCTTACAAAGTTAATGTTGGATTCATCGTATAAAATAGAGCTTAACAGACGGCGTTTATTTTTTTCCAGTCCTTCAATGAATAAGTTATCCTTTTGATTAAAAAGCTTTAAATCAAATTGGCCCAGCTTCTTTTTTACGGCACCCAGTTCATTTTTTAATGTAGAGTAGCTGATGAATATAGTATCGCATAAATCGTATGCATCAATGCCGGCTTCCTGCTTGATCAAAAGATTGATAATATAAACCAGTCTTTCCTTGGAGGACTGAGGAATGTGAGTGCCGGAGTTATTTAATATTTTTCTTCCGGCCTCTGCATGAATGGTATACCCTTTTCTGGAAGAAGAAATCGTCTGAGGATGGTTGTCATTGATTTCTGAAATATAATTTTTAATACTGCGTTCCGATACCCCCATTTCAGCAGCTAATGCAGAAGCTGTCATCTCTTTTGTATGCATCATCAGGATTCGTATCAATTTTATTAATTTTGGCCCCATGGTAAAACCCTCCTTCTGTCCATTATAAAAGTATGGAAAGGATTTTTCCACCAGAGTTTTGCACATGCAGCGTGCAAAACTCTGGTGGAATTTTAAACGGAAAAAAGTCATAATGAATGCATGAAACACATTGTGAAAATAATCCCTTGATTTCAACTCCTTTTATGAGAAGTTAAAAGGACAGCATTTTCATAATTCATATTATACAGATAAAGGAGGATTTTATTTATGTTAAATGTTTTATTGGTTTGCGGATCCGGTGCAAGCTCTGGATTTATGGCAGCTAATATAAGAAAAGCAGCGGCTGCAAGAAAAATGGAGGTTAATATAAAGGCCAGGGGAGAAAGTGAAATTGAAAACTATATTGATGAGATTGATGCCCTTATGGTAGGACCCCACCTGGCCTATATTATGGACGAGATTGAGGAGTATACCGGTGGAAAGGATGTGAAGGTCATTTTAATGAAGCCGGAATATTATTCAACGTTAAATGGAGATCAGGCATTGGATCATTTATTAAAGGAACTTGGTTAAGGGTATCAGGAGGAGGAGAAGGATGAAGCAGTTAATTTATTGGTTAGAGCACAGTTTTGCACCTAAGATGAACAAAATAAATAATAATGTATGGGTTACTACCTTAAAAGATTCCATTATGCAGGTGCTTCCATTTATTTTATTGGGATCTATTTTTTGCTTTTTAACCGTTCCGGGAGATGTGTTCGGCTGGAACTGGTGGCCGAATTTCTGGACCCCCTTTGGCTGGACAATGGGTCTTTTGTCCTTGTTTGTAGCATTTTTAATTCCTTTTAACTTAATGGAAAAGAAACGTATGCGCAAACAAAGGATCATCGCCGCTCTTTCCGGTGTGGTTGCATTTTTGATTATTATT is a window of [Clostridium] saccharolyticum WM1 DNA encoding:
- a CDS encoding PTS sugar transporter subunit IIB, which gives rise to MLNVLLVCGSGASSGFMAANIRKAAAARKMEVNIKARGESEIENYIDEIDALMVGPHLAYIMDEIEEYTGGKDVKVILMKPEYYSTLNGDQALDHLLKELG
- a CDS encoding BglG family transcription antiterminator; its protein translation is MGPKLIKLIRILMMHTKEMTASALAAEMGVSERSIKNYISEINDNHPQTISSSRKGYTIHAEAGRKILNNSGTHIPQSSKERLVYIINLLIKQEAGIDAYDLCDTIFISYSTLKNELGAVKKKLGQFDLKLFNQKDNLFIEGLEKNKRRLLSSILYDESNINFVSLKTIQHVFPDIEIEYIKNTLLNIFDQYQYFVNDYSLINIVLHITIAIDRIKNHNINTQDVNELAKIRYHEYELANQVTKDLENHFHITYSEAEIYELALLLISRATTIDYKTITTANLENFIGKECFDLVEEMIQSVNAYYYIDLSEPEFLIRFAIHIRNLLQRSKNQQFSKNPLTEEIKTSCPLIYDVSVYLSGIIKDRTGIMINDDEIAYITFHLGSTLEAQKSLNKKVTAVLYCPNYYDLNVRLTDTINQHFSCEMLITNILTEESVLEQVPKCDFMISTVPHHGYLGMDIVHIGMFLTDKDISVIRNKITSVRVSKKKATFKSYLEMLIIPEFFERRNDLKTERDSIEYMAGKMHRLGYVDETFQEDIYMREKLSSTAFHDFAIPHAMKMHAEKTGLNILISNSPVSWNEKPVSLIIMMCFNKNDRYIFNEIFEPLTMMLTDREFMKKLIQVKDHKAFIQMLTDNLEVTF
- the gyrA gene encoding DNA gyrase subunit A gives rise to the protein MEPNIFDKVHDVDLKKTMEKSYIDYAMSVIVSRALPDVRDGLKPVQRRVLYSMIELNNGPDKPHRKCARIVGDTMGKYHPHGDSSIYGALVNLAQEWSTRYPLVDGHGNFGSVDGDGAAAMRYTEARLSKISMEMLADINKDTVDFSPNFDETEREPDVLPSRYPNLLVNGTSGIAVGMATNIPPHNLREVISAVVHIIDNQVEENRETTMEEILEIIKGPDFPTGATILGKRGIEEAYRTGRGKIRVRAVSDIEAMANGKNRIIVTELPYMVNKARLIEKIAELVKDKKVDGITDLRDESDRSGMRICIELRRDANANVVLNQLIKHTQLQDTFGVIMLALVKNSAGVLEPKVLNILQMLNYYLDHQKEVVTRRTRYDLNKAEERAHILQGLLIALDNIDEVIRIIRGSENVQAAKAELMSRFGLSDVQSQAIVDMRLRALTGLEREKLENEYRELEARIAELKSILADEKKLLGVIKEEISIISAKYGDDRRTSIGFDEFDMSMEDLIPDESTIVAMTKLGYIKRMSVDNFKNQNRGGRGIKGMQTIDQDYIEDLMMTTTHHYLMFFTNTGRVYRLKTYMIPEGSRTSRGTAIVNLLQMLPGESITAIIPMKEYDDDKFLFMATRNGMVKKTPMMEYANVRKNGLQAIVLRENDELIEVKATDDTKDIFLVTKKGQCIRFHEKDVRITGRVSMGVIGMKLNEDDQVVGMQKESQGPKLLIVSANGMGKRTPIEEFTPQRRGGKGVLCYKITEKTGDIVGAKLVEDDHDLLLITTEGIVIRISVNDISVIGRNTSGVKLMNIDQDSDITVASIAKVRDDGSKSDGEGLEELDIIDEELPEEIKEMEDAPEEE